A genomic stretch from Arthrobacter sp. KBS0702 includes:
- the hpaE gene encoding 5-carboxymethyl-2-hydroxymuconate semialdehyde dehydrogenase, translated as MAEHYIPDDLPTRIRHYINGEFVDSVNGRTFDVLDPVSNETYATAAAGQKEDIDLAVAAARRAFTEGPWPRMKPRERARVLNRIADAVEAQETRLAQLETFDTGLPITQAKGQALRAAENFRFFADLIVAQFDDAMKVPGAQINYVNRKPIGVAGLITPWNTPFMLESWKLAPALATGNCVVLKPAEFTPLSASLWAKIFKDAGLPDGVFNLVNGLGEEAGDALVKHPDVPLISFTGETTTGKTIFRNAAENLKGLSMELGGKSPAIIFDDADLDAAIDSTLFGVFSLNGERCTAGSRILVQRGIYEEFCEKYAARAKNIVVGDPHDPKTEVGALVHPEHYEKVARYVEIGKSEGRLLAGGGRPEGLPTGNYIAPTVFADVKPDARIFQEEIFGPVVAITPFEDDAEALALANNTRYGLAGYVWTNNLTRAHTFSQNLEAGMVWLNSHNVRDLRTPFGGVKASGLGHEGGYRSIDFYTDQQAVHITLGSVHTPKFGATAH; from the coding sequence ATGGCCGAGCACTACATTCCGGACGACCTCCCCACCCGTATCCGGCACTACATCAACGGCGAATTCGTCGACTCCGTCAACGGCCGGACCTTTGACGTCCTGGATCCGGTCTCCAACGAGACCTATGCCACTGCGGCCGCCGGGCAGAAAGAGGACATCGACCTGGCCGTCGCCGCAGCCCGCAGGGCCTTCACCGAGGGCCCGTGGCCGCGGATGAAGCCGCGCGAACGCGCCCGCGTGCTGAACCGGATCGCCGACGCCGTCGAGGCCCAGGAGACGCGGCTCGCGCAGCTGGAGACCTTCGACACCGGGCTGCCGATCACCCAGGCCAAGGGACAGGCGCTGCGGGCAGCGGAAAACTTCCGGTTCTTCGCGGACCTGATCGTGGCGCAGTTCGACGACGCCATGAAGGTCCCCGGCGCACAGATCAACTACGTCAACCGCAAGCCGATCGGCGTCGCCGGCCTCATCACGCCATGGAACACGCCGTTCATGCTGGAGTCCTGGAAGCTCGCCCCGGCGCTGGCCACAGGCAACTGCGTGGTGCTCAAGCCCGCCGAGTTCACCCCGCTCTCCGCCTCGCTCTGGGCGAAGATTTTCAAGGACGCGGGCCTGCCCGACGGCGTCTTCAACCTGGTCAACGGCCTCGGCGAGGAGGCCGGGGACGCCCTGGTGAAGCACCCGGACGTGCCGCTGATCTCCTTCACCGGCGAAACGACCACGGGCAAGACGATCTTCCGCAACGCCGCAGAGAACCTCAAGGGCCTCTCGATGGAACTCGGCGGCAAGAGCCCGGCGATCATCTTCGACGACGCCGACCTCGACGCCGCGATCGACTCGACCCTCTTCGGCGTCTTCTCGCTCAACGGCGAGCGCTGCACGGCCGGCTCCCGGATCCTGGTCCAGCGCGGCATCTACGAGGAATTCTGCGAGAAATACGCCGCCCGCGCCAAGAACATCGTTGTCGGCGACCCGCACGACCCGAAGACCGAGGTCGGCGCGCTGGTGCACCCGGAGCACTACGAGAAAGTTGCGCGCTACGTCGAGATCGGCAAGTCCGAGGGCCGGCTGCTGGCCGGTGGCGGACGTCCCGAGGGACTTCCGACCGGCAACTACATTGCCCCCACGGTGTTCGCCGACGTCAAGCCGGACGCCCGGATCTTCCAGGAGGAGATCTTCGGCCCGGTCGTGGCGATCACCCCGTTCGAGGATGACGCCGAGGCGCTGGCCCTGGCCAACAACACCCGCTACGGACTGGCCGGGTACGTCTGGACCAACAACCTGACCCGGGCGCACACCTTCTCGCAGAACCTCGAAGCGGGCATGGTCTGGCTCAACAGCCACAACGTCCGGGACCTGCGCACACCGTTCGGCGGGGTCAAGGCCTCGGGCCTCGGCCACGAGGGCGGCTACCGGTCGATCGACTTCTACACCGACCAGCAGGCCGTCCACATCACCCTGGGCAGCGTCCACACCCCGAAATTCGGTGCAACGGCGCACTGA
- the dapA gene encoding 4-hydroxy-tetrahydrodipicolinate synthase, which produces MKFRSDPQQHLKGSLAAMFTPFTSAGDVDHDSLRNMVEWQIASGSSGITIGGSTGEPSAQSVEERAAAIRATAEAIGDRVPFMAGTGTAKLQETLELTQAAVDAGADASMIITPYYSRPTQEALYRWYATIATEFPDMPFVIYNVPSRTAVDMAPETVARLFRDFDNIVGIKETTKDFEHFSRVMHLAGKDLLVWSGIELLCLPLMAIGGVGFISALANIAPKASADMYKAWVEGDFETAREIHYGVHPLVDLLFVETNPAPSKWLMAEAGLISSDYVRPPLITPTDAGLKKINELMEAGREYLTPVDGFRIAK; this is translated from the coding sequence ATGAAGTTCCGTTCCGACCCCCAGCAGCACCTCAAAGGCTCCCTCGCCGCGATGTTCACCCCCTTCACGAGTGCCGGCGACGTCGACCACGACAGCCTGCGGAACATGGTCGAGTGGCAGATCGCCAGCGGCTCCTCCGGCATCACGATCGGCGGGTCCACCGGCGAGCCCAGCGCCCAGTCCGTGGAGGAACGGGCGGCCGCGATCCGCGCCACCGCCGAGGCCATCGGCGACCGCGTCCCCTTTATGGCCGGTACCGGCACCGCGAAGCTGCAGGAAACGCTGGAACTGACCCAGGCCGCCGTCGACGCCGGCGCGGACGCGTCGATGATCATCACCCCGTACTACTCCCGGCCCACGCAGGAAGCCCTATACCGCTGGTACGCCACGATCGCCACCGAGTTCCCGGACATGCCGTTCGTCATCTACAACGTGCCGTCCCGGACCGCGGTGGACATGGCGCCGGAAACCGTGGCCCGGCTGTTCCGCGACTTCGACAACATCGTCGGAATCAAGGAGACCACCAAGGACTTTGAGCACTTTTCCCGCGTGATGCACTTGGCCGGCAAGGACCTGCTGGTCTGGTCCGGCATCGAGCTGCTGTGCCTGCCGCTGATGGCGATTGGCGGCGTCGGCTTCATCTCCGCGCTGGCGAACATTGCCCCGAAAGCCTCCGCCGACATGTACAAGGCCTGGGTCGAGGGGGACTTCGAGACAGCCCGGGAGATCCACTACGGCGTGCACCCGCTGGTGGATCTCTTGTTCGTCGAGACCAACCCGGCACCGAGCAAGTGGCTGATGGCCGAGGCCGGCCTCATCTCCTCCGACTACGTCCGCCCGCCGCTCATCACCCCCACCGACGCCGGGCTCAAGAAGATCAACGAACTGATGGAAGCCGGCCGGGAGTACCTCACCCCGGTGGACGGCTTCCGGATCGCCAAGTAA
- the hpaD gene encoding 3,4-dihydroxyphenylacetate 2,3-dioxygenase — MANDIITPTVPAPDIVRCAYMDLVVTDLEKSRAFYVDLLGLHVTYEDEDAIYLRSFEEFIHHNLVLRKGPVAAAAAFAYRVRTPDDVDKAEAYFAEMGCRTERRKDGFARGIGDSVRVEDPLGFPYEFFYEVEHVERLTQRYDLYSAGELVRLDHFNQVTPDVPRGRKYLEDLGFRVSEDIKDSDGVTYAAWMHRKQTVHDTALTGGDGPRMHHIAFSTHEKHNIIQICDKMGALRISDRIERGPGRHGVSNAFYLYILDPDGHRVEIYTQDYYTGDPDNPTVTWDVHDNQRRDWWGNPVVPSWYTEASLVLDLDGKPQPLVIRTDSSEMAVTVGADGFAYTREPGEERGFKLGSQL, encoded by the coding sequence ATGGCAAACGACATCATCACGCCCACGGTCCCGGCGCCGGACATCGTCCGCTGCGCCTATATGGACCTCGTGGTCACCGACCTGGAAAAGTCCCGCGCCTTCTACGTGGACCTGCTGGGCCTGCACGTCACCTACGAGGATGAGGACGCGATCTACCTGCGCTCCTTCGAGGAGTTCATCCACCACAACCTGGTGCTGCGCAAGGGGCCGGTGGCCGCGGCCGCGGCGTTCGCCTACCGGGTCCGCACCCCCGACGACGTCGACAAGGCAGAGGCCTACTTCGCCGAAATGGGCTGCCGCACGGAGCGCCGTAAGGACGGCTTCGCCCGCGGGATCGGCGACTCGGTCCGGGTGGAGGATCCGCTGGGCTTCCCCTACGAGTTCTTCTACGAGGTGGAGCACGTGGAGCGCCTGACCCAGCGCTACGATCTCTACAGCGCCGGCGAGCTGGTCCGGCTGGACCACTTCAACCAGGTCACCCCCGACGTGCCGCGCGGCCGGAAGTACCTCGAGGACCTGGGCTTCCGGGTGTCCGAGGACATCAAGGACTCCGACGGCGTCACGTACGCGGCCTGGATGCACCGCAAGCAGACCGTCCACGACACCGCCCTCACCGGCGGCGACGGCCCGCGGATGCACCACATCGCCTTCTCCACCCATGAGAAGCACAACATCATCCAGATCTGCGACAAGATGGGCGCCCTGCGGATCTCGGACCGGATCGAGCGCGGCCCCGGCCGGCACGGCGTGTCCAACGCCTTCTACCTCTACATCCTGGACCCCGACGGCCACCGGGTGGAGATCTACACCCAGGACTACTACACCGGCGATCCGGACAACCCCACGGTGACCTGGGATGTGCACGACAACCAGCGCCGCGACTGGTGGGGCAACCCGGTGGTCCCGAGCTGGTACACCGAGGCCTCCCTGGTCCTGGACCTGGACGGCAAGCCGCAGCCGCTCGTGATCCGCACGGACAGCAGCGAAATGGCCGTGACGGTCGGCGCCGACGGTTTCGCCTACACCCGGGAACCGGGCGAGGAGCGCGGCTTCAAGCTCGGCTCGCAGCTCTAG